ACCGGCGATCTGTTGGTCACCCTGTCCGGCCACACGAACGAGGTCATGGGCATCGCCCTGAGCCCGGATGGCTCGCTGCTGGCCACCGCCAGTTGGGATCGGACGGTGAAGGTCTGGGACCTGCCGGCCTCGATCGAGGCTGGTGTCGGCCGGGAGCTCCTCACTTTGGCCGGTCATACCTCGGCGGTCCAGAGCGTCAGCTTCAGCCCTGACGGGGCGCGCCTGGCCTCGGCAAGCTGGGATGGGACGGTGAGGGTGTGGGATATCGGCCCTGAGGGCAGCGCGGAGGGGCACGTGTTCGTCAACGGCGATGCGCCCGGCCCGGCCTATGCGGTCGCCATCGCCCTCAGTCCGGATGGGACCTACCTGGCCGCGGCCAACTCGGATGGGACGCCGAAGGTATGGGACACGGCCACCGGTCAGATGGTGCACGCGCTGTCCGGCCACGGGGATCGGGTCGAGGTCATCGCCATCAGCCCGGACGGCGCAACCGTGGCCACGGCCGGCCACGATGATGTCATCAAGATGTGGGACACGGCCACCGGGGAGGAGCGATGGACCACCGCCGGCTTCGAGTGTGGGAAATACGAGATCGCCTCGTGCGACATCGCCTTCAGCCCGGACGGCCGATTCCTGGCTGCCGGGGACTCGGCGGGGACGGTGACGGTGTTCGAGCTTCGCGCCGGGCCTGAAGCCTCCGAGCAGCTCCGCATCGCGGCTCACCCGGATGCGATCTTCTCCATAGCCTACAGCCCCGATGGAGCCCGGATCGTCACCGGCGGTTGGGATCGCACGGCCAGGGTGTGGAATGCCGGGACGGGGGAGCGCCTGCACACCCTGGCCGGTCACGATGCGCCCGTCTACGGGGTGGCCTACAGCCCCGATGGGCGCCGCATCGCGACGGCCAGCCAGGACGGGACGGCGCGCCTGTGGAATGCTGAGTCCGGAAGGGAGGAGGCTATGCTGGTCGGGCACTCCAGCTCGGTCTTCGGCGTCGCCTTCAGCCCGGACGGGACGCGGATCGCCACGGCCAGTTACGATGGCACGGCGAAGTTATGGGACGTAGAAACCGGTCAGAATCTGCTCACTCTTTACGGCCACGCCGGCGCCGTCACGGACGTGGATTTCAGCCCCGATGGGATGCGCCTGTATACCGCCAGCACGGATGGGACCGATCGCGTCTATGTGTTGGATCTCGAAGCTGCCGTGGCCCTGGCGCGATCTCGCCTGACCCGCCCCCTGACGGACGAGGAATGTCGGCGGTTCTTGCACGTGGATCGATGCCCCTCCGCACCTGGAAGATAAAGAAACCTCCGATCGGGCTCGTGGTGGGTGCCGTGGGCCGTTTCGCAAATCTCCACCGCGTTGGAGGCACGATCGGGCTGTTCCGGACGGTGATTGTCCATATCTCACTGCCGAGACGCAGAGAGCGCAGAGAAGGCAGGACAGGGAAATGACCTCATTTGAGAGTATGTCTGAAAAATGCCGTTGCTTCTGCTGTGGGGAGGCCCGGAGGGGCGAAGCCCCTCCGGAAAAAGCCCTTCTTTTGCCTTCGACCTGCCTGGCCTCGGCCTGGGTCCTTCGGGAAGGGCCGAGAAAGGCAGGTACAGGCCGGAAAAGTGGGATTTCCGTGGAGGGGAGGACCCCTCCACACCTCCCCCTGTGGAGACGGATCTATGAGCCTGACTTCGCGTCCTCTGCGACTCTGCGGTGAAAAACGGTGTGATCGACAAGATCAGTGACACTTGTGGGTAATCACCGCTATTCCGGCTGTTGCCATGCTCGCATTTTTAGGATATACTCTCTTGGAATCATGTGATTTCCTCGGACGATGGATGAAGGGGCCGCAACGGCGGTGGAGACACGGGCCGTCCCCATCTTCGCCGATGGCTGGCCGTGGACACTCTCTGCGGCAGCGGATAGTGATCGTAGCGATCTGCTCGCCCTCACGATCTCACTTCCTACTCCTACATCCCCCCAGCTGTCCGCCTCTCGAGGCCGTGGTTTGTGGTCCGTCCGTTTTCCGGGCGATCGTCATCGCGACGATCGCGTTTCGACTGATGGAGTCCCAGATTGATCCCTCTGGCATCCGGGCCGCCGGACTGGCTGGCGAAAACGAAATTTCATCCTCCTTTGCCCCCTGAGGATATCATCCCGCGGCCGCGCCTGCTCGAAGGTCTGAACGAGGCGTTGACGTCACATGCCTTGACGCTGCTCTCCGCGCCGGCAGGATCCGGCAAGACCACCCTGTTGGCGGCGTTCTCGCTAGCTTACCCTGATGTCCCGCTGGCCTGGCTGTCGCTGGACGCGGGGGACGATGCTCCCACCCCATTCCTGCTCTCCCTCACCACCGCTTTGCAGTCCCTGAGCCCGGGATGTGGCGCGGCGACCCGGGCGCTTCTGGCGAGCCTCACCGATCCGGCCGCCGAACTGCCGCGCCTGATGGGCGTGCTGATCAACGAGGTGCTGGAGTCACTCCCCGATCCGTTCATCCTGGTGCTGGACGACCTGCACCAGATCACGGAGGCGACCATTTACGCTTCCCTGGATCACTTGCTCGAACGTCTCCCACCGCAGATGCACCTGGCCATCGCGACCCGACGTGATCCGCCCCTGGCTCTGGCCCGCCTGCGGGCGCGCGGCCAACTGGCCGAACTGCATCTGTCCGATCTGCGCTTCGACCTGACGGAGATCGCCCTGTTCCTGAACGAGAAGCTGGGGCTGGACCTCTCGCCCGCCGATCTGACGGCGCTACAGGCGCATACCGAGGGGTGGGCGGCAGGCCTGCGTCTGCTGGCGGCCTCGTTGGACCGCATCCCTCCTGAGAAGCGGGCCACCTTCATCGCCCACGCGGCCCAGGCGGATCGCTACGTCTTCGACTTCCTGGCGGAGGAGGTGTTGAGCCGTCAGGAGCCGAAGGTGAGGGACTTCTTGCTTAGAACCTCCATCCTGCCTGAGCTGACCCCGGCGCTGTGTCAGGCGGTGACCGGACGGGACGACGCGCATCGGATCCTCGAGGAGCTACACCGCCGGAATCTCTTCCTCGTCGCGCTGGATCATGGGGCACGGACGGACGATGGGCGATCGGCGTCGCCCCATCATCCATCGTATCGTTATCACGCCTTGTTCGCCGAGTTTCTGCGTCAGCAACTGGCGCGGAGGATGCCCGAACTGCCGGCCGTATTGCACCGTCGGGCCGCAGCGGTGCAGCGGGACCCCGCGCGGGCCCTGCATCATTATCTGGAGGCCGGAGCCTGGCAGGAGGCCGCTCAAGTGATCGAGCGAGTCGGGGAGCAGCTGCTGCATGAGGGAGCGCTGGACACACTGCGCGACTGGATCACGGCCTTGCCCGCGTCCGCGCGGGAGGAGCGCCCCTGGCTGACCTGTTTCCTGGGCGCGATCGCCTCGTACCGGGGGGAGTTCGACCGGGCGCAACGGCTGCTCACACGGGCGCTGGCTGGCTTTGAGGCCACTGGGGATTCCGCCGGACAGGGGGAAGCCCTGGCGCTGTTGGGCGGCATTGCCAGCGGACTGCACGATGTCCAGCGCGCAGACGAGTTCCTGAAGCGGGCCCAGGCCTATTCTCTGCCGCCCGAGAGGCGGGCTTTCGTCCACATCAGCCGCGCCTGGGTGGGCGTCTACAAGGGCGATTGGACACAGGTGGATGCGGAGCTTGCTGCCGCGATACAGACGGCGCTGGCCGCGGAGGATCCGGCTGTGTTCAATGTCCTGGCCTTGCAATTACACGTGCCGTTGATCTTCGCTCCCGGTGGCATCGCCCCGATCGAGCGCTACTGTCATCAGGTGTTGGCGCACTTTGGCGAGGGGGTTGGCCTGGCCCAGGCTGGGGCGTACACGCTCCTGGGCAACATTTACGCGCTACAGGCCAGGCTGGATGATTCGTATCAGGCGCTGGAGCGTGCCCGACGGATCAATGAGCAGCTGGGCGGGTTCGTCTTCCTGGAAGTGAATATGGACTTTTGCGTCCTGTCCGCCGCCCTGGTACGTGCCGACTACGGCGAGTTGGAGCGATACTGGCGCGCCCAGTTGCCCCGCTACGAGCGATTGCGTGGCGCTCGAGAGTGGCTGGCCTGTTTCCTCTATTGTCAGGGCCGCGCGCTTTGGCTGCAGAGCCGCCTCAGGGAGGCTCGGGAGATCTACGCCCGCATGGTGGCGGCCGAGCGGCCCCAGGATGTGCCGGAGAATCACATCGTCAGGGCGATGATGCGCGCTCTGCTGGCCATAGGCGATCGACGATACCCCGCCGCCGAGGAGGCCCTGCGCCAGGCGGCCGATCTCCAACGGCACGTGCGTTATAGCCTGCTCTGGGGCAATGCCCGCCTGTTGCTGTCCCATCTCTATTGGCGGTGGGGGCGCTCGGAGGAGGCCCTGGCGGAATTGCGCCCGTTGCTGACCGAGTACGAGCGGATGTGCATGCCGGGCCTGATCCTGATGGAGGGCGCTGCCATGATCCCCGTGCTGCGCCTGGCGGTCGATCGGGGCGTGCACGTTTCCTTTGCTCGCCAATTGCTGGATATGCTGGCACAGACGCGCCAATCACGATCCGTCTCCATCACTACCACCGGCAAGATGTTGACCCCTCGAGAGATGGAGGTGTTGCAGCTTATCGCGCAAGGGGCCAGCAATCGCGACATAGCCGAAGCGCTGGTGATCACCGAACGCACGGTGAAGTCCCATGTGACCAGCATTCTGAGCAAACTAGGCGTTACCTCCCGCACCCAGGCGGCCGCAAAGGCCCGGGAGATGCGCGTTTTCTGATTCTCAGGCAAACCGGAACCAGGAGGCTAGCTGCGGATTTATCGGATTGTCTTTGATTGAATCCATGTGATTTGTGGCCGTCTTTTTTGTACGACGAGCCAGGAACCAAACAGATAGAGCGCTCGTTTCATACTCTTTTTACCCTCCGGATCGTACCAAAGTACGATGAAAGTGCCGGAGGGTTTTTGTATGTTGGGCATACCAACCCTGTCCGGTGCGCAATCAGGTGCGCAATCAAGAGTAGGGTTCTTACATGGGCAGTCATTCCTCATCGGCGCGGTCTTCTTCGCCATCTTCCTACACTCTGTCAAGCTGAGGAATTCCTTGGGGTAACCTATTTCACGCATGTGGTCATGTGCTTTCCAATGGATGTTGCTAATCCAAAGTGCCCTATCGGAGGTGAAAAATGCCCATTCCCACCCCAGCCCAACTGGAAGATATCCCGGTTCCTTTGCCGCAGTGGCTCCCGCCGGGTGTCAGGGACAGCGAAGTAGACCGGCAAAACTGTCGCATTAGCTGGAATGCCGCGAGTGCCAATAATCCGGTCGTCGTGGCCAGAGTCAATCGCAGTGGCATGCCCAAAAAGGGCGCCATAGTCGCCGTCGGTGCCAGTTTAGGCTTCCCCAACATGGCCGAGTGGGGGCTTATCAACAATCCCAATGGTGCGGGCTATGTCATGGGGCTGTATTTCAACAAGAATCTCGGCGGCACAGAGGTCATCATGGAGATCGATCCGGCCCAGCCGCCCTTATCTCAACCGATCCCGACCTTTGCAGCATACCCGCCTTTGCAACAGGACCCGAATTCTGACTACTGGCTCGTCGACGGCTGGGAAGGTTTGAACGCCCCGATGGTTTTGTACGTGCGGGTGAAGGCAGGGGCTGACTACAGGTTTGGACGTCTCATGTTCTGTGACCTCACCGGAAGCGTGACAGGCTTGCAAGGCGAGCGGGTGGTGCCGAATTTCGATGCCTACTATTCGAATACAACGAATCGGGCCATGCGGGTCGTGCCCGAGCATCCGGCTACCATTCAAATCAAGTATACCTGGCCGCTCGGTGTTTTTGATCCCTTCAATTTTCCAGATCAGACCCCTAGTGCCTGGGAGCTGCGTTGGCAAGACTTGCGCGATCCGGCTGACAACTTTACTTTTACCCCTTTGCACAGCAACTCGGGGCCTGACGTGGTTCTCGGGGTGGGGGTGCAAAAGCTGAATCAGCTGAATCCCAACGTCCACCCTGCGGGCGACGGCTACTTCGTGTACGTGCTACGCAGAGACCAGGCCTTAAATGATCACATCGACTTCTATATCTTCGACTACCATCCCGATGACCTCGCCGCCTCAGCCGAGCTTTTGCGCGGCACGGTTCCGCTGCCGCCTCTGGGGCCGCATGAGGCTTACCGTTGGATCGGTGACGATGAGTCCTATATCGATCCCATGGGGAACCCCTGCATTGCCCTGACCTTGATGAACAGGCCCGGCAACCCCAACTCCGCCCCGGGCGTGGTCTGTGTCTTCGAGTTTGCCTACATGGGTCTGGCTGGCCCGACTGTCCAGCCTGCCGACACGTCCTTTACCGTAGTAACCCCCGCCGGTTCCTCTGCCTCGCCGCGCAAAGACCCCGAGACCCTGACCGTTGTAGATCCAAATGGTGACTTCTGGGTATACATCTTCAACCGCGAATATGAAAACGGTGACTGGCGGCTGCACCGGACCCTGGCGTGGAGACCATAGTTTCGGTATCTGATTTCCCATCCGAATATCATACCTCTCCTACCTTCGGATCGTACTAAAGTACGATGACTTTGCTGTGAGTTCGGCGTACTTTCAGACCAACAAACATCTTTTAGTCATTCAATGCATAGGAGGGATCCCATGGAAAAGTTACAGCGACTTTCTGTGTTCGGACTGGTAACTCTGTTGCTGGCGCTGGCCTTGCTGGCAAGCGTCATCTGGCCAGCGCCCTCGACGGCCCTGGCCCATGGGGGCAAGGGTACAAAATCCGCCCCAATCAAAGCTTCGGTGAACTTTAGGCTTGAGGTGGTGAAGGTTCTCGAGCACAGCAGTAATAAGAGGGGAATGGGCAGGATAGTATTCAGCGGACCTGCCCAGAATGGAGTTTTCATCGACGGTGATGGAAAGGTGTATTTCGAGTTTGATCTCGCCCAGGGGGTGGTTGATAGTGGTGATGTCTACCTCTCTGCGGATGTCATCGTCCATGCCAAGAAGGGTGTAGGAAGTGGTAGTGTGGTTGGAAGGATGAAAAGCATTCAGGTAGCAGCAACCGGAATAAATGGAGATGGGAATCGGTGGGCAGAGGGGACAGCCGACCTGGAACTCCTGGTGGAGGCCGGTTACGCGAGGGGGCTCGATTTCAACCTCTTCGATCCGGTAGAAGCTCAAGAGTAGCGGAGATGGATTGAAGTACCTAGCCGCTAACAGAAGATCTAGGAGACACCAACCGTATTCATCTCACAGCCACTGGGGGCTTTCTCATGTCTTCCACGTACAAAGCCTTGACCGCCATCGCAGCCTGGTTTTGCTTCATCAACGCGATGTTGTCCGTGATCGCGCTTCTGGCACTCGGCATCGCAACCGGCGCCTTGATGGGGACCGTCAACGATGTCGAATCCGGGAAGCTGTGGTTCTACCGCCACGGGCAGTCATTCCTTATCGGCGCGGTCTTCTTCGCCCTCTTCCTGTACGCTGTCCAGGTACGGAAGTCCTTGGAGTGAGAAACGGAGAACTTATGGACAACCAGCGTACTGAACGCTACCGTCAGGCCGAACGCGCCTTGTGGGCGCATTATGGCGTGACCCCGCGTGAGCGTTTCCTCGACTTGGCAAAGCCCGCGGTTTGGGTGCGGGTCCAGGAGGTGGGCGAGGGTAGCCCGCTGCTTTTCATCCACGGCGGCCCGAACGCGGGCAGCACCTGGGCGCCGCTCGCGGCGCGGCTGCGCGATTTTCGCTGCATCCTTCTCGATCGGCCGGGCAGCGGGCTTTCGGAGGTGCTTGATCTGCGCGTGCCATCGCTTCGCAGCCTGTTGGTCGATACGATCGTCTCGGTCATAGACGCGCTGGAATTGCCCAGAGTAGACCTGATCGTCAGTTCGTTCGGCGGGTACCTTGGGCTGGAACTGGCGCGCACGCATCCAGAGCGGGTCGGCCGCATGATTCAACTGGGATGTCCGGCTTTTCTACCCGGGATGAAGATCCCCGTCTTCATGCGTCTGCTCACCATTCCACCGATTGCCCGCCTGATGGGCAAGCAAAAGCCGACCGTTGCTGCTTCCAAGAACATCCTGCGCCAGATCGGTCATGGGGCTTCTCTGGATGCCAACCGCATTCCGGATGTGTTTCTGGAATGGTATACGGCATTGCAGGCTTACACCGACACCATGGCCAACGAGGTCAGTGGCATTCAACAGGCGATGACCTGGCGCGGCCCACGGCCGCAGTCCATCCTCACGTGGGAGCAATTGCGGCAAATAAGGACGCCGACCACGTTTTTCTGGGGCAGCGAGGACGCCTTTGGCGACGTTGCCCTGGCACAACGGGTTGTGGGGACCATGCCATATGCCACCCTGGAGGTGCTGCCCGGCGGTGGCCATCTGCCCTGGCTGGATGACCCAGACGGCGCCGCTCGTCACGCACGCGCCTTCCTGCAAATGCCCGTCGAGTCCCTGTTCGAGGCCATCTCCATCCTGAGGGTTTAGCTCAAGGCCAGCCTGTCAAGGCCGAGGAAACCATGGGGAGAGACGCAGTGAGAAGTTGGCCCAGGAGATCATCATGCTGCAAATGGAACAACAGCGCACCCGAGCAATCACCAGCCTGAGCGCGACAGAACTGGCCGAGAAGGTCCGCGCTGGCGAACTCTCTGCCGTGGAGGTGATCGAAGCACACATCCAACGCATCGAGGAAGTAAACGGCGTTCTGAACGCGGTCGTCATCCCCTTGTTCGACCAGGCCCGCGCCGCGGCCGCCGAGGCCGACGCCAAGCGGGCTCGCGGCGAGCCGCTTGGCCGGCTGCACGGCGTCCCCGTGACCATCAAGGAACAATACCGGATAGCCGGGACGCAGGTCACCCTGGGCGCGCTGAACAAGATCGGTAACGTGTATCACGACGAGGGACCACTGGTGTCCAAGCTGCGGGAGGAGGGGGCCATCATCCTGGGCAAGACGAACATCATTCAGACGCTGTCCAATTTCGAGAGCGACAACCGGGTTTACGGGCGTTCCAACAACCCCTGGAACCTGAAGCGCACCCCCGGAGGCAGCAGCGGCGGCGAGGGCGCGATCATCGCAGCCGGCGGCTCCCCCCTGGGGTTGGCCGGAGATTACGGCGGCAGCACCCGCATCCCGGCCCATTTCTGCGGCGTGCAGGGGTTCAAGCCCACCAGTTGGCGGCTCTCCAACGCCGATTTCCCGCCTGATCTGCTCACCGGGGGACAGGAGACCGTCATCCCGCAGCCCGGCCCCATCGCCCGCACCGTGGCCGACCTGCAGCTAGCGATGGCGATCTTCGCCGAGACGTCCCTCGAGACCACGTTCGACATGGTCCCCCCTGTCCCCTGGCCCGATCCGGCGAAGGTGGACGTGAGTACTCTGCACATCGGCTATTACACCGACAACGGGTACTTCCCGGCCTCGCCCGCGCTGCGCCGCGCGGTGGAGGAGGCCGCCGAGGCCCTACGGGCGATGGGCGCGATCGTTGCCCCCTTCACCCCACCCGACGCCGCCGAGGCGATTCGGATCTTCCTGGGTTCGGCCTCGGCCGGGGGCGGTGCGGACTTCAAGCAATTGCTGGGGGATGAGAAACCGATTCCACAGATGCAGAACATGTTCCGGAGCATGTCCACCCCGGCGTTGGTGATGCGGTTTCTGCCCAAGATCATGGGCGCTCGCGGCCAGAATTACGTGGCACATATGATCGAGTGTATGGGTGCCCGCTCCACGCAGGCATACTGGGAGATCGTGGAAGCACGCACCGCGTACCGGGCGCAATTCGTCCGCTCGCTGGAGGAGGGCGGCTTTGATGCGATTCTCTGTCCTCCGTGTGCGCTGCCGGCCATCATCCACGGTACCAGCGGCGATCTCTTCCCGGCGATGAGCTACGGCCTGCCCTATAACGTGATCGGCGCGCCGGCGGGCGTGGTCGCCGCGACGCGAGTGCGCCCCGGCGAGGAGAGCGACCGTCCTGTGGGACGCGATCTGGTAGAGATCACGGCTCAGCAGGTGGAGCAGGACAGCGCGGGTTTGCCGGTAGGCGTGCAGGTGGTCG
This window of the Chloroflexota bacterium genome carries:
- a CDS encoding amidase, which translates into the protein MLQMEQQRTRAITSLSATELAEKVRAGELSAVEVIEAHIQRIEEVNGVLNAVVIPLFDQARAAAAEADAKRARGEPLGRLHGVPVTIKEQYRIAGTQVTLGALNKIGNVYHDEGPLVSKLREEGAIILGKTNIIQTLSNFESDNRVYGRSNNPWNLKRTPGGSSGGEGAIIAAGGSPLGLAGDYGGSTRIPAHFCGVQGFKPTSWRLSNADFPPDLLTGGQETVIPQPGPIARTVADLQLAMAIFAETSLETTFDMVPPVPWPDPAKVDVSTLHIGYYTDNGYFPASPALRRAVEEAAEALRAMGAIVAPFTPPDAAEAIRIFLGSASAGGGADFKQLLGDEKPIPQMQNMFRSMSTPALVMRFLPKIMGARGQNYVAHMIECMGARSTQAYWEIVEARTAYRAQFVRSLEEGGFDAILCPPCALPAIIHGTSGDLFPAMSYGLPYNVIGAPAGVVAATRVRPGEESDRPVGRDLVEITAQQVEQDSAGLPVGVQVVARHWREDIALAVMAALEAHFRTRPDYPTLI
- a CDS encoding alpha/beta hydrolase encodes the protein MDNQRTERYRQAERALWAHYGVTPRERFLDLAKPAVWVRVQEVGEGSPLLFIHGGPNAGSTWAPLAARLRDFRCILLDRPGSGLSEVLDLRVPSLRSLLVDTIVSVIDALELPRVDLIVSSFGGYLGLELARTHPERVGRMIQLGCPAFLPGMKIPVFMRLLTIPPIARLMGKQKPTVAASKNILRQIGHGASLDANRIPDVFLEWYTALQAYTDTMANEVSGIQQAMTWRGPRPQSILTWEQLRQIRTPTTFFWGSEDAFGDVALAQRVVGTMPYATLEVLPGGGHLPWLDDPDGAARHARAFLQMPVESLFEAISILRV
- a CDS encoding response regulator transcription factor; the encoded protein is MCMPGLILMEGAAMIPVLRLAVDRGVHVSFARQLLDMLAQTRQSRSVSITTTGKMLTPREMEVLQLIAQGASNRDIAEALVITERTVKSHVTSILSKLGVTSRTQAAAKAREMRVF